One Emys orbicularis isolate rEmyOrb1 chromosome 20, rEmyOrb1.hap1, whole genome shotgun sequence genomic window, TCGGCACCCCTCACACTGATCACCTCCTTTCCTCCCCCGCATGCAGGTGGATCTGCCACGAAGACCGTCATGAAGGGCTGTGGTACTCAGTATGTCTGTGACCAAATAAATGAGGGTTCTGGGACCTTCGCAGGGATCAAAGGAGAGGTAACCACGGCCAGATGCTCATCAGTCTCCAGCGCAACCAGCACAGCTCTGGGACCAGCCGGGCTCCTCTTCCCAGCCCTCGCTGGGCTGCTCCTGCTGAAGTTTCTCTCCTGATTTCCCACTCGGTGCAATGGCCACGCCGCACTCAGTAACACCCCAGCCGCCTGTGTTAGCCCCTCTCGGCAGccgctctcccctcccaggggctctgggctcccgCCTGGATTCGCTTCCCCTTTATATTGTTCcgcttaataaaacaaactggagaccAAAGTCTTTAGAAATCTGTGGGGGGAAATTTCAATTCTCATGGGCGGGGCTGTCAAGAAGCCAATTAGTCAGTGACCCCTAGTGGTGAAATGAGGCAGCACAGGCCAGGAGCTACAATACCCGGGGGGACCACAGGCTCAGTCCGGGTCCAGCAGACACAGTAAAGAACTTTCCTTTATAGTCATCACAGCCAAGTCCAGCCTCTCCTGCCCTCGGCAGCGCCCCCTACAGCAAGTCCACCTGAATTACATGCCACTTTGGAAACTGTTGGCCAAACCTGCGAGGGAGATTGTGTGGCccagctgggaacagaagccTTGTCTCCAAAGCCCTGACCCAAAAcgcaagcacatgcttaactgtaagcacatGAGCATTTGGGGCTAAGTCAGGTGCTTAACAGTAAGCACCGTGCTTCAGAGCCTTGGTGAATCGGGGCCTGTGGTAGCAGGCACCACGTGTGGGCTGTGAACACTGGCATCCCTGCAGAATTCGGGGTATTTGTCAGCGATAAGGAGAAGGCCTTGATCGTCCCCACATGGTCCCTCGAAACAgcagaaggagggatggaggggggtgAATGGAAAGAAGTGAGGATGCTTCCGAGATCGGTGGGGAAGCAAATCAAATACGATTGGTCCCcggcctctttataacagccctgaatGTCTTTGTGGACAGTTCTCAGCACTCCCCCCGCCCAACATTCTtctctcaagactaaacgtgcccggtttttaacctttcctcacaggtcaggatttctaaacctttgatcttttctcttgctctcctctggactctctccagtttgtccccatCTCTCCTAAAgcgcggtgcccagaactggacccagttctccagctggggcctccccagtgctgagcagagcaggacaatgacCTTCCGTGTCTCAGATACAACACACCCATTACTACACCCCAGAATGAGATCAGCCTTTTTTGGAACTGtatcacactgttggctcatattcaactTGTGATCTGCCatcacccccagatccttttcactGGTATGActgtctagccagttattccccatttggtagttgtgcctttgattttttGCCTTCCACTGTGTCGTAATTTCCACTTGTCTTGATTGAGTTTCATCTTGCTGAAttgagaccaattctccaatttgtcaaggttgttttaaatgcttctccttccctcccaagtgcttgcaacccctcccaactggAAGTCATCTGCAAAGCACACTCTCCGCTCCATTACCCAAGTCATctgtgaaaatattgaatagtaccagaccctgGACTGGCCCCGGGACCCCATTCAATACACCCTCTAAGTCTGagagcgaaccattgataactactctttgaggaGGGTGTAGCGGCGCGGTTACCCCGCTCCTAGGGGAAAAGGTTAAAGGCAGCTGAGGCAGGCGGTGTGGggaggcagccacagctgtggccacacccaatcaggccagagctggccctgatataagggctaagggaggagctgggtcagtctcattccagccttggagtgggaagggcctggctgcctgggagcacagggtaccttgggcagagcagggctggggaagggcaagaggagctggggagctccagcctggaaactccccaggctgaggccttgctaaaggcctaAGGACGTATTGGGGCGGGAGAGGTGCAGCCcggggataggcagaggcagccggtccaacccccttgccaatgatgagtggtttccagagtgcagtctgccccagggagtggggggctagatgatgactggcagtagccactgaggcaaggtgggcatcgagggttgggggttcctctgggaggggagacccagagtgtgggggggtgctgctgtggggcagTGCCCCAAGATAAGAGGGCACGAGAGTCCGGGAAAAGTCAGACCAAATCTCTCAGCTGGCTCTCCTACCTCTTCCTGGTTTGCCTGCCGCCCTGCCGGACTGTGTGAGTCAATCGAGTTGCTCTGGGATCAGCGGGCGACGTGTCCCCAGAAAGCTGATATTCTCTTACCAAAGGTCTCAGCTGATTGTGCTCTTGTAAAATTCACCCTTCCCATCACCCAATCGCTCGGCTAACCATATCGGGGAATCTCCAGGTACCAGGAATAGATCCAAGAATAAAACGTAAGCgggcgtggggtggggggaacttggTTAACACTGGGTTAAGGCTGCCTGGTGATAGGTCCTGCCCTTGCAGAGCATCGAGTTCAGCAAAACACAAACGTCTGTAACACAGGAAATAGCGGGTTAAGGCAAAGGCTCCCGCAGCACCACTCTGGCCTCTCCCAGCGATGCTCCACAATGCCCTGGGGACACCTTCTCGCTCGCTGCCTTTTCAGGCAATGGACAGGggctccctgtcctgcccctaCGTCCCTACACTCAGCTTCTCCCCCAATGTGTGGAAAATGTCACAGCCGCTTCGTACCCTTTTCCAGCCCCTTCACATACTAACTCAGGAACCCACCCAACCCTCTACCTGCCAACTCTCCTGGGCCCTGCTGTGGACATGATCCACCCAATACTGTATTAACACGTGTGACGAAGTTGGGGAGTTTTGTAGCGTTTTACATGACTAGCGTGTGCgctcctcagtttccctgtgtgctgcatgtttcacaaggtggtgggagagggtttgttgttgcagaggaccaggtgtgacctcgcCTGGCAGCCGGGATCCCCGGACACTGGCCTGGAGATGGGGAACCCTAacaactggtgacctggtgactaAGAAGAGGCCCAGCACAGCTTGGCCGTCAGCTGGTTccggccagtgggaggacaatgggctgaaGAGAGAGGACCTTGGTGACCTGACCAGACGGTTCCAGCTAGAGGGGAACAAAGAACTGAAGAGAGAGGGCCCCAgcgacctgtttacctgggacgGAAGATAAAGGACAGGGGAGGGGCTATTGGGGCTAGTGATATTGGATGCCTCTCTGGGCTGGGAGGAGAGAGCAGCCAGATCCCACCTGGAGGCGGGACAGACctagatgtgctgtgctgagggaggccaggcctgaggccctaagagtttcctatgctgggttcagatgctcaataaaccctcctgtgttacACTGGttgagagtcgctccggtctagagatcagggcataggcgccgactccgtgggtgctccagggctggagtgggtgctctgcacccaccggcagccaagatccccgccctgccccacctcacctccacctctgcctcctcccctgagcgtgccacgtcccCACTCCTCAGCGTCCCTCCAAGCTcttgccgccgccaaacagctgtagcaagctccgggagggagcgggaacgcggcgcactcaggggaggaggcggggaagaggtggtgccggggtggggatttggggaaggggttggaatgggggcgggagggggtgaggcaggggtggagtcaagGTGGGGCCGGGGACAGAGAGGGGTAGAGCACCCACCAGTGCCAGTAGAAGTCTGCACCTGTGGATCAGGGTttcattattccctctgggcatggaggccctgggggtccagCGCGAGTGGACTCCCTGCGGGAGCccatggggagagacaggtgtgctaaggctcagaggtaCAGTAGGCAGAGTGGCCTACGACTTAACCCGCAAGAGCGAgcggacccccgagaagggctgtcgctcTGAGGGGAGTTCCTCCCAGGGTCCGTGAGGAGCCgggagagaatcatagaatcatagaagtccAGGACAACACGACGCAGATCGGACCCTCGTGGCATAGAGGGTTGGGGGGACTCAGCCCAGATCTCCCCATATCACAATCGCAGCCCCTAGAGTCCAAGCCAAGAAGGGACCATtcgatcatctcatctgacccccCTGCGTCAcaccagtccccccacccccgaattAATTCCTCGAGCCGACCTCTGAGAACAACATCCCATCTGGATTtacaaattgtcagtgatggagaatccaccgcgcCCCATGGTAAATTGTCCCAAAGGTTAATTATGCTCACCATTAAGAAATGACGCCTTcgttccaggctgaatttgtccggcttcaactcccagccattggatggtgttagACCTTCCTCAGCTTGGCTGGACAGCccattgtcaaatatttgttccccagcgTTTATacactgggatcaagtcaccctttaataCCCTCTTTGTCAAATAGATGGAGGTCTTGGAGCTCTTCCAACACATCTCTCCACCATTCAGTGCACCTCTGCTGAGTGCCATCGCCCTGGGGACAGAGTGATGGCTGCCTGGGCATTTACTGTAACTCGGGATTTCCTGGTTTCCAGAAGGTTGGATTTTGCTGGACTCGACACTCTGGAAGGACAAGAGCTATCAACGGGCAACCAAAACCCGGTGATAACCAAGTTTTTTGTCCCCCTACCGTTAAGTTTCATCCTTGGATCTATTCCTGATACCCGGAGATAACCTGGTGACAAGGCGGCGTGGTTGCTTCGGTGACTGAAATATTAAtcctgcaaaaatggaaaagtcGATTGCCACTGAATAGTGATGCCCGGCTCAGCAGGATGGCCGCTCTCGCAGCTAACGAGCGACCGGTGTTGTGCAGAAAGGGTAGCCCCGTGACATCTGAAGCAATTTGGGCTGACTTTTCTACGATTCACATCGGTGTTTGGCCGTTTGGTGGACATACAGTGGAACAGCTTGAAGAGGAGAGATTGCAGGACCCCCGCCTCATGTCAGGTGGTTGTATGTCCCTGCAGTTCCAGCCCTCAGCTGAGAAGCGGGTGATGCAAGTTCAAATCCCCTTTCCACCTTCGGCAGAGGGGTGAATGAACCCGGGGAGGATCCTGGCCACTGGACTAGTGGATCTAAGGGATGCCACTACTGCCACCAGCTCCTCCTCTCTGGTGTGTGGAGCCAGTTCTGAGCGCACCTCCTGGATTGAGCCTGGCAGGCAAGATCCTGGCTCTTGCTGGGATGCAGGCATCTGGGGGCAGAAACTTGAGTATCAAGGGAACTTTTATGGCACAAATGTCGAGGCTGAATGACTTTAGCTGCCCAGAGGGCTTGGCAGAagccagaaggggggggggggcgtttgtgAATACCAGCGGTGCCTAAATCTGTGTGGCTGGGGCCTGAAGTAGCCAGGAATCTAGCCCTAGGCCTGTATGTATTTTGTTGCAGGGCTGTTATTTCCCCCTTTGTGGCCCCGTGCAGTTTAGCCACCATGTGGGACACTGCAAGGCTGTTTCCTTTAGGAGGAGAACTCGATGATGCAAGGCAGGTCTCTCTGCAGTGCAAAGACCGTGCACCCCCTCAGCATCCTGCTTCTTGGAGAGCAGCAGGGACAAACAGCAGCAGCCCGTTTCCATGCTCAGAAATCCCCTCGCCTGCCTTTCTGGTgggctctgtgcccaagaagctctctctccctgcttcctcccaggGTCCTACCCACCGCTGCTGCTCCCAccttccctccttgcccctgggtTTGCAACCAGGCAATCCCGTCCACCTACATGGCTCAGCTCTGAGCTGCAGGGTCTATGAGATGGGTGCTGTAGCAGGACAGCTACGGCAGAGCGTAAACACAGGTtacggggcgggaggggggctgTTCTGTGGCTGTAGGACCTCCGCCTCCCCAAGCAATGGTagcttccatcagcctagctaccGCTACACTGGGGGTAGGTTGGCATAGCGACAGTGCTCAGTCCctagcccccactgctctaactcactaggccccaccccccacagctggggatagaacccaggcatcctggctcccagccctccccctcacTCTAACctactagcccccactcccctcacagagattaagctagaacccaggagtcctggctcccagtcccccccgccagctctaacccactagaccccactcccctcccagaactgtggatagaacccaggcatccgggctcccagctcccccagctctAACTCACTAGACTCCAATCCCTTCCCaaagcctggaatagaacccaggattcctgacaaCCAGTTTTAACTACTGGACCCCACTCAAATTTCtatggaacccaggaatcctgacttccagtcgcaaccccaccctgctctaagTGGTACACCCTACTCCCCACTccgcagaacccaggagtcctgccactgcccacccccactcctctaaCCACTTCACCCCACTTCTTCCAGGGGCGGAAAAGAGACCCAAGAGTCCTACCCTTGATCCAAATGCCCTTAGTAGGCCAGgaagaggacccaggagtcctgctgccccatccattGCGTGACCTGCTTCCCCATGTTGCCCCCCAAGATTTAAAGGAGATGTGGTTTCATGAATCCCTGTGGTTGTTTCTCAGCAGGAAGGCTGGCAAATTTCTCAACATGCTCGTGTGTCGAAATTGTGTCACTGGTGAGTGGGGGCAGTGCTGGCGAAGGGACTAGGAACTTATGGAACGAAGCAAACGAAGAATGCAGGGATTTTAAAGTTTCAGTATTACATCTGCGCATGTACCAGAGCCCTTCTataaggggaagagagagacagacattgGCAAATCTTTTCTGCTTCACTGAACTATCCGTCTGCTCCACCCCCGGCAAACGTTAGTCAGCCTGAACCCCTAAGGAGTTTTGGTAAGTCACAGCGGGTCTGTTGGTGCTCTAACTGTCAGACCCTTCTTCCATCCtcagagcaggaatagaacccaggtgtcctggctcctagccccacttctctaaccactaggtccCAGTCCCCTCCTGGATCCAGGACTAGAATCAAAGTGGGCAAGCTGTCTTCTGCTGTggtagggagcagcctgctttgtctctctcttgttTTGGGGTCTTGTGTGTAATTTTGCtggattcatagaatatcagggttggaagggacctcaggaggtcatctagtcaaccccctgctcaaagcaggaccaatccccagacagatttttgccccagatccctaaatggcccccctcaaggattgagctcacaaccctgggtttagcaggccaatgctcaaaccactgagctatccctcccccttacttATCCCTTACTTCTCAGAAAGAAAGTCGTTTTACACTGCAACTTTCCAGAAGGAGTATTTGATATTTGTCTGTGACTTCTCTGTGTGGGTGCCAACAACATACCAGCCACTAAGGGGTCAGAGAGGCACAGCTACCCCAGAACTGTGGCAAATGGCTCTGTGGTTTCACTCACACTGTTAACTGGTTTATGCATGTGCAAGTTCCCTTCTGGTCTCATTTCAGCCCGTCTGTGATAAATCCTCCAACTGGAGATTTGGCTGCATCCGAGACCCGAGCGCCGATCTACTGCTTCTCCAACACCATGGAGGCTTCTCTTGCCATCTGCATCCTCGCTGCTCTCCTGGCTACGGGTGAGTGGGGTCTGTTCCTATGGGGCTGATTTCCTAACTTCTCCAAAGTGCCAACCGCTCAGAGCCGCCTGCCGGGTGAAACTGTTAGTTAACGTAACCGAAAAGCAGCCACAGAATAacgggggctgagctgggggcgtCTGAGTGACAACGTcccaggaggagagggctggaagTCACAAAGTCCCTGTGACAGCGAGTGAAACAATTGTGGAAATGGGAGGAAATATTTACAGTTTAAATCACTAGAACTGAGTCATGACTGGGCACGTTTCAGAGCTGGCCAGAGGCCAAGGGCATTTCGACCGGGGATTGTCTGTTGTGTGACAGGCAGCGGGTCTGAAtttcagcagcaggagctcaaggcTATTTGAAGGGCATTTATATGTGATCCCCAGCCAGTGTCGGGGGAGCACAGCTGGACTGGAGTCTGTGGGGCCAGGGCCCAGCCGGTGTCAGGGGGGCGCAGCTggactggagtcagtggggccagggcccaGCCGGTGTCAGGGGGCCCCAGCTGGACTGGAGTCAGGGGGGCCAGGGCCCAGCCGGTGTCAGGGGGGCCCAGCTGGACTGGAGTCTGTGGGGCCAGGGCCCAGCCGGTGTCAGGGGGGCGCAGCTggactggagtcagtggggccagaGCCCAGCCGGTGTCAGGGGGGCCCAGCTGGACTGGAGTCTGTGGGGCCAGGGCCCAGCCGGTGTCAGGGGGGCGCAGCTggactggagtcagtggggccagggcccaGCCAGTGTCAGGGGGGCCCAGCTGCACTGGAGTCATGTTCTCTCTCCGTCTCCAGGGGCCGGTCTGCGGTGTGAGGTTTGCGATGGATCAGGAACCACCTGCACGGGCGATCTAGATACCTGCCGAAATAGGGAAGACTCTTGTGGCATCACTCTGACAGAAGACACAGCAGGTAGGTGAGATGGACCCTACTCAACATGGGTCAGTGAAGATGGTGGGGATCCAGGATGCCTGGGTCCTCTCCtcgtcccagctctgggaagggcgTGGGGTGGGTGGGTCTGAGCAGCGGGTaaggagccaggacgcctgggttctatgccaCACCCTGTGGCTAGCTCCCCAACGGGGCCTTTGGCTTAGCACTGCGATGCCGAACCCCCAGGTGACTCGCCAGCCAGTGGGACGGGGCCGGGCTCCCCGTTGGGTgcatggggagagggaggtgtctgaggatgggatccacaaaagccagccaataggaaatgctgaggagagtggTGTGGCCTAAGCCCCGCCCCTCACCCTAAGTTCGGCCCTGAGTCCCGGCGGCACggaggtgcccagctctgcttgGGGTCCACAGCCGGGAACCCCTCACCAGGAGTCCAGCTTCTGGAGCAGGTCAGCCCTTCCTTGACTATGACGGCAGTGGAAGAGGGGCTGCCAGGAGACCCCAGCGGTTGGGCGCTCAGCTGGGCCATGGGGGAGCCAAGTGGGAACCGAATTTGGCCGGGGTCTTCAGCCCAGATCTCTCCCCTCCTACGGTGGTGCCCGACCCCTTGGCCTCCGAGTGGGTCTCTCAGTCTCCCTTTTTGAAGTTGCCCCAGATTGTATGAAATAGTTAAACATTCTCTGGACCCTGATTCCCCCACATCCATGGGGAGCATCCGACCCCCCAGGCTCTTGGGTATATGGGAGGCAACCCCCCTCCATCTTCTGCCCTGGCTGGGCTTTGTGCAGGGCCCGATCCATTGGTTGTGCTCTGAGGGCGTCCCCAGGATCAGGCCCCGCAGGTGATATCGTCAGGGGAAGGCCTAGTCTGTGAATCCCGCCGTGGCTCAGGGGTGAGCGGGATGCATGGTGTTGGGGTTTGGGTGGCCCTGCACATACCCACTGGTAGAAACTTTGGCAACAAAAGGACTTTATGGGCAGGAGATTCGGGGCCCCCAGGATTAGGCATCGGCTGAGTAGGCAGTTGGAGGATCTAAATGCTGGATTTTGCTCCTGAAATCGCTTTCTCTAGCCCTGCGGGACGTGGGGTGAGTCACTTGCCtcactgtgtgcctcagtttcccgatgGGTAGAGGAAGGCTAATGGCACAGGCCCGTTGTTGTGAAGAGGGCATCGATGGGGTGAGAGTGGAATGGGAATAAATCTCAGACTTCTCCTCCTGTGCAGCGGGAAGGAAGACCCAGAACGTTCTCAAGAGCTGTTTGTCACCCAGCCAATGTAAAGCTGGAGCCATCTCTATGAATTTTGGGACGGCAAAGGCCAGAAGGATGAGCATCACCTGCTGCCAGACAGACAGCTGCACACCGGACTCTGTTAAAGGTACATCTCCGCAGCTCCTCCCTCatcccctgcacctcctgctgcctggATCCTGCCCCACATTAACTTCCTGAGACTGgtcctcccaccctgcagggggCGCCCCATTGAATAACATTGAGCCCCTGGCTGGGTGGAGTTTAGTGGGTGGGGCTCTAGGCTGCCCCCAGGTGTGAACCCAGCTGACCCCACCCTGCTGCAAACCTCTCCccggcccctgctgcccccggcATCCCCAGAGCTACAGCTCCGCCTGcagggggcacccagggctgagctgtgcagcccccagctgctctccctgccccgacGCCGCCTGGGGCTCGTCCCCCGAGCTGACTGCGtttgctccacttctccccagtGCCCCCAGCTGACACCGAACCCAACGGCCGGCGCTGCCGTGGCTGCTACGCTATGTCCACTGATCACTGCCATGAACAGACCATAGCGTGTACTGGAGCCGAGACCCAATGTTTGGACGTCGCCGGGCCCCTAAAATCTGGTAACTTCCGTTCATTTATTCTGGGGGTATTTTTCCTCTgctgtttcccccctccccccccccgcgtagAGAAGAAGTGAGACGCTGGGTGGAGGCCACTAGGGAAAGGTATCGGCTGCAGATCAGGACACCTGGGATCTGTTCCCAGCGCTGGCCTCCGGTGTGACCTTGCGCCAgtgtctccccctccctgttCCTCTGGTTCTCCTCCATCCGTTGCCTGTCTATAGTTCAGTCTCTAAGCTCTTCATGGTAGGGTCTGATATAGTATTGGGAGCCCCTGTCATGCCTGGACTGCGCAGACCCCCAGGAAAGAAAAGGGACCCAGGCTGTGCTGGGCTCTAAAAACCCATAGGGAGATATACTCTGtgccccaaagagcctgcaaTCTCTGTAGGCATAGTGGGGATCATtctccccatttaacagatggggaaacagaggcactgagGAGtgccgtgacttgcccaaggtcacaccggGAGGCTGTGGCAGGGCTCGGAACTGAGCCTAGTTTTGCAAAGTCCCATCATGGTGCCTTAACTCACTATGAAGCCACCCTTCTTAGAGATCCCACTCCTGCCACCAAcagggagctgctgctttgttAGATGAACTGTGGGGATAAAACAGGCATGAGCCAATCCAGGTGTTGTTGGTGGGACCTAGGTCGGGACTGCAAGTGACTTGTTCATGGACACACTGTGAGTCTGTGTCACAttaaaggagcagggggaggccaTCCAGGGCCAGACATGCTGGGGAGAGCAGAGGAGATGGGGAGAtggaggctgtgggggggggcttaGTGGGGGTCACAGGGGCAGAGTTGAGGAAGGGGGGGCTGTTATTTCTTAGTCCAGTCAAGGAATGGAGCTGCGCCCCTCACCCCGATcgcctccttcctcctccccccccccatacaggtGGAAATACCACTGAGATCATCATGAAGGGCTGCGTCACCGTGTCCGTGTGCTCCCAGATAAATGCAGGTTCTGGGACCTTCCTGGGGATCCGTGGAGATCTACCCAAGCACACATGCAGAGCAGCTACCAGCGCAGCCGGCACAGCTCTGGGACCAGCCGGGCTCCTTCTTCCCGCCCTCACTGGGCTCCTCCTGCTGAAATTTCTCTCCTGATTCCCCACCCCATGCAATGGCCCTGCCACATTCAATAACACCCCGGCTGCCTGtgtctgcccctctctgcagccgCTCTCCCCTCTCAGGCGCTCTGGGCAGCGGCCGGATTCGCTTCCCCTTTATATTGTTCcacttaataaaacaaactggagaccAAAGTCTTTGgaaattttaaattgattttgtgGGGGGGAATTTCAATTGTAGTGGGCGGGGCCATCAAGAAGCCAAATTAGTCTGAGAGTGGCCTCTAGTGGTGAAATGAGGCAGCACAGGCCAGGAGCTACAATCCCCGGGGGGACCACAGGCTCAGTCCGGGTCCAGCAGACACAGTAAAGAACTTTCCTTTATAGTCATCACAGCCAAGCCCAGCCTCTCCTGCCCTCGGCAGCGCCCCCTACAGCAGGTCCACCTGAATTACAGGCCACTTTGGAAACTGTTGGCCAAACCTGCGAGGGAGATTGTGTGGCCCAGCTGGAAACAGAAGCCTGTTCTCAAAAGCCCTGACCCAACACgcaagcacatgcttagctttaagcacatggAGGCTAAATCACGTGCTTAACAGTAAGCACCACGCTTCAGCGTCTCACTGAATCGGGACCTATGATAGCGGGACCCACCTGTTGGCTCTGAACATTGGCATCCCTGCAGAATTCGAGGCATTTCTCAGGGATAAAGAGAAGGATTTGATCATCCCCACAGGGTCCCTCGAAGCAACAGAGGGGGGTGAATGGAGAGAAGTGAGGACACTTCAGGGATGGGTAGGGAAGCAAATCAAATACAGTTGATTAATAACAGCCCTGAATGCGTTTGAGGACGGTTctcaggtcccccccccccctcagttttttaacctttcctcacaggtcgggttttctaagcctttaatcatttctgttgctctcctcgggactctctccagtttgtctccatCTCTCCTAAAgcgcggtgcccagaactggacccagttctccagctggggcctccccAGGGccgagcagagcaggacaatgacCTTCCGTGTCTCATGTACGACACACCCATTACTACACCCCAGAATGagattagccttttttttttgcaactgca contains:
- the LOC135892676 gene encoding phospholipase A2 inhibitor and Ly6/PLAUR domain-containing protein-like encodes the protein MEASLAICILAALLATGAGLRCEVCDGSGTTCTGDLDTCRNREDSCGITLTEDTAAGRKTQNVLKSCLSPSQCKAGAISMNFGTAKARRMSITCCQTDSCTPDSVKVPPADTEPNGRRCRGCYAMSTDHCHEQTIACTGAETQCLDVAGPLKSGGNTTEIIMKGCVTVSVCSQINAGSGTFLGIRGDLPKHTCRAATSAAGTALGPAGLLLPALTGLLLLKFLS